From a region of the Haematobia irritans isolate KBUSLIRL chromosome 4, ASM5000362v1, whole genome shotgun sequence genome:
- the LOC142235791 gene encoding uncharacterized protein LOC142235791 translates to MDLERNPLISSSAYLNRKLRNHRHNFTFGHLNCRSIRPSSYSVTIDELKNFLVDSGIDAFGISETWLKSSVSTKSVSINGYSFIRNDRPVTRGGGVGIFISRKLKYKTVFKSDSFGDCESLFLEIQRGPARLLFGVVYLPHGNLDEFVNTHTDLMSRYSEIVIVGDFNRNMFNISQSNIMRNVSHGLGLSVSHNCLPTHYDVAHNTCSLIDFFLLSNPAKLKLSSQGQCASISHHALIFGSYDFDITYLSTYVEFRDYRRINWDGIINYLTSFDSTSLYASMDVDFQLSVINDLISSLFTFVPLVRRSVSHVRDPWLSSREVVVSRSLMDLAHRNDDSIDVSERFDEFSFDCIYEDDIYDAVQRVRSGSVGVDGIPIKFIRIILPYILRYILYLFNTIVTTSVYPMAWKLARVVPVPKTARSGNIDNFRPISILPALSKIFDSIILKTTLNFVNDCDMISSHQYGFRNGYSTTSNLLHMTDAIRSATDIGLCSSLVALDLSKAFDRIDHHKLIRKLATNYRFSITACRLFNSYISGRSQYVCISGVNSSIRSVTSGVPQGSILRPLLFVLFINDVVNHIDNSYCTPFLYADDIHILFSCASVEGLQSQVNRTMDVIKCWLDDNGLHINAHKSKALCFGSQWATHPEFVICYDGARIDIVESMRCLGVTIDNRLDFSAHFNLLTSRIILLLRRLYSTNSYFPCNIRKRIALGLLMPHVYYGLEVTSGTSASNFSRVRQLVHTIVRYVYRLRRHDHVSRFVSSFLGFPFDSLVDVKLLTLFYGIIKSGLPPLLRSYFVFTRTSRNPQILIPNMHSQ, encoded by the exons ATGGATCTTGAGAGAAATCCTTTGATCAGTAGCTCGGCCTATCTTAAcaggaaattgaggaatcatagACACAATTTCACATTCGGACATCTCAATTGCCGAAGCATTCGTCCCTCTAGCTATAGTGTCACAATTGATGAGCTTAAAAACTTTCTTGTTGATAGTGGAATTGATGCTTTCGGTATATCAGAGACATGGTTGAAGTCTAGTGTTTCAACTAAATCTGTATCTATTAATGGTTACTCATTTATTCGTAATGACCGTCCTGTGACCAGGGGAGGCGGCGTTGGCATTTTTATATCTAGAAAGCTTAAATACAAGACTGTTTTTAAATCTGATAGCTTTGGTGACTGTGAGTCTTTGTTTCTTGAAATTCAACGAGGACCTGCTAGATTATTGTTTGGTGTCGTGTACCTACCTCATGGCAATCTTGATGAATTTGTCAATACGCATACTGATTTAATGTCGAGGTATTCGGAAATAGTTATTGTTGGTGATTTTAATCGTAACATGTTCAATATCTCTCAGTCCAATATTATGAGAAATGTCAGTCATGGCTTAGGCTTGTCGGTATCGCATAATTGTTTGCCAACGCACTATGATGTTGCCCACAACACATGCTCTTTAATTGACTTCTTTCTATTGAGTAATCCAGCTAAGCTGAAACTTTCTTCTCAGGGTCAGTGCGCTTCTATTTCGCATCATGCGCTGATTTTTGGATCTTATGATTTCGATATTACATATTTGAGTACATATGTTGAATTTCGTGACTATAGGCGTATTAACTGGGAtggtattattaattatttgacTTCATTTGATTCTACTTCGTTATATGCTTCAATGGACGTTGATTTTCAGCTTTCTGTTATCAATGATCTCATTTCAAGTCTTTTCACTTTTGTTCCTCTTGTTCGTAGAAGTGTATCTCATGTGAGGGATCCCTGGTTGAGCTCGAGGGAGGTTGTAGTCTCTAGGTCTTTAATGGACCTTGCTCATAGGAA TGATGATAGTATTGATGTGAGTGAGCGTTTTGATGAGTTCTCGTTCGATTGTATTTATGAGGATGATATTTATGATGCGGTTCAACGTGTTAGGTCAGGATCTGTAGGTGTCGATGGTATTCCAATTAAGTTTATCAGGATTATTTTGCCCTATATTTTGAGATATATTTTATACTTATTCAATACTATCGTTACTACATCTGTTTACCCAATGGCTTGGAAACTAGCTAGGGTGGTTCCCGTACCTAAGACGGCTAGATCTGGTAATATTGATAACTTTCGCCCCATAAGCATCTTGCCTGcactatctaaaatttttgatagtatAATATTGAAGACTACTCTGAACTTTGTTAATGATTGTGATATGATTAGTTCTCATCAGTATGGGTTCCGAAATGGATACAGTACCACCTCCAATCTTCTGCATATGACTGATGCTATAAGAAGTGCTACTGATATTGGGTTATGTAGTAGTTTGGTTGCATTAGATTTGTCTAAGGCTTTTGACCGCATTGACCACCATAAACTAATACGGAAACTAGCCACTAACTATCGATTTTCTATTACAGCATGTAGGCTTTTCAATTCCTATATTTCAGGCCGCAGTCAATATGTTTGTATTAGTGGAGTGAATTCGTCTATACGTTCTGTTACCTCTGGAGTACCCCAGGGGTCCATACTTCGACCTCTTCTGTTCGTTCTTTTTATAAATGATGTTGTTAATCACATTGATAACTCGTATTGCACACCATTTTTATACGCTGACGATATTCATATACTCTTTAGTTGTGCTAGTGTTGAAGGGTTACAGAGTCAGGTCAATCGTACTATGGACGTCATTAAATGTTGGCTGGATGATAATGGTTTGCATATTAATGCTCATAAGAGCAAAGCATTGTGCTTCGGTTCGCAATGGGCTACACATCCTGAGTTTGTTATCTGTTATGATGGTGCAAGGATTGACATTGTTGAGAGCATGAGATGTCTTGGTGTTACAATTGATAATAGACTTGATTTTTCTGCCCATTTTAATTTACTTACATCCAGGATCATATTACTGCTTCGTAGACTATATTCCACGAATTCTTATTTTCCCTGCAATATTAGGAAGAGGATAGCGTTAGGGTTGCTTATGCCTCATGTGTACTATGGATTGGAAGTGACATCTGGTACATCTGCATCTAACTTCTCTCGAGTTCGCCAACTTGTACATACTATTGTTCGCTATGTATATAGACTTCGACGCCATGACCATGTGTCTCGTTTTGTATCATCATTTTTGGGGTTTCCATTTGATTCACTGGTTGATGTTAAGTTGTTGACCCTTTTTTACGGGATTATTAAGTCTGGATTGCCACCCCTTTTAAgaagttattttgtttttaccagGACAAGTAGGAACCCCCAGATTCTGATTCCTAATATGCACAGTCAATAG
- the ND-30 gene encoding NADH:ubiquinone oxidoreductase core subunit S3, with product MAGLIRNFGLKLAAQVTAKNGLAAASNVGAMRLASSTADAKKADKPTVRKPDEVARSHLSDFGRYVAECMPKYVQKVQLTSGDELEVLIAPEGVVPVLQFLKDHHQAQFSNLVDIAGMDVPSRKYRFEVIYNILSLRYNARIRVKTYTDELTPLDSCFEVYKAANWYEREIYDMYGVFFANHPDLRRILTDYGFEGHPQRRDFPLSGYVELRYDDEKKRVVCEPLELAQEFRKFDLSAPWEQFPNFRKALPASEQVDTEKKKE from the exons ATGGCAGGTTTAATCAGGAATTTTGGCCTTAAATTGGCAGCCCAGGTTActgccaaaaatg GTCTTGCGGCTGCATCCAATGTAGGGGCAATGCGTTTGGCCAGTTCTACTGCCGATGCAAAAAAAGCAGACAAAC CTACTGTAAGAAAGCCAGATGAAGTTGCCCGAAGCCATTTATCAGACTTTGGCCGTTATGTAGCTGAATGCATGCCCAAGTATGTACAAAAAGTTCAATTGACTTCTGGGGATGAATTGGAGGTATTGATTGCACCCGAGGGAGTAGTTCCAGTTTTGCAATTTCTTAAGGATCACCACCAGGCTCAATTTAGCAACCTGGTCGATATTGCTGGCATGGACGTACCAAGCCGCAAGTACCGCTTTGAAGTTATATACAATATTCTGTCGTTGCGTTACAACGCCCGCATTCGCGTCAAAACCTATACCGATGAGTTGACGCCATTAGATTCTTGCTTTGAAGTATACAAAGCTGCCAATTGGTATGAACGCGAAATCTATGACATGTATGGAGTATTCTTTGCTAATCATCCCGATTTGCGCCGTATCCTTACCGATTATGGTTTTGAGGGTCATCCACAACGCCGTGATTTTCCATTATCTGGTTATGTTGAA TTACGCTATGACGATGAGAAGAAACGTGTTGTATGCGAACCTTTGGAATTGGCTCAAGAATTCAGGAAATTCGATTTATCGGCTCCCTGGGAACAATTCCCCAATTTCCGTAAAGCCCTTCCAGCCTCGGAGCAGGTCGATACTGAGAAGAAGAAAGAGTAA